One Xiphophorus couchianus chromosome 1, X_couchianus-1.0, whole genome shotgun sequence genomic region harbors:
- the LOC114142427 gene encoding tumor necrosis factor receptor superfamily member 5-like isoform X2 — MLTFSFKSQFGSSFISMRGFLFQTSFILILPLTMTSWATTFVLLVILMRNFRVDSITCHITEYKIGEECCPMCSAGYRVKTDCTEFKSTSCQRCSDGTFMDLPNGLKRCNPCSTCDSGAGLKEKQQCVITADTVCEPMEGFYCTDLKSGGCSVAQKHRSCEPGHYISRNGTASTDTECSECSSGSFSDGTMLSCQPHTQCENENLQLIKAGTASTDAECGGKSSNITGIVISVLFLVIFLGTAIGGVFLWKHHRITKPNIFTKRQKPQRDQAEAEQQGVCLNAQETSN, encoded by the exons ATGTTGACCTTCAGCTTTAAGAGTCAATTTGGTTCATCCTTCATCTCTATGAGAGGTTTTCTGTTCCAGACAAGTTTCATCCTCATCCTGCCTTTGACAATGACATCCTGGGCTACAACATTTGTGCTGCTG gtGATTCTGATGAGAAACTTCAGAGTCGATTCCATCACATGTCATATAACTGAATACAAGATAGGAGAAGAGTGCTGTCCTATGTGTTCTGCTG GCTATAGAGTCAAAACAGACTGCACAGAGTTTAAAAGTACATCCTGTCAGAGATGTTCAGATGGGACATTTATGGACCTGCCAAATGGACTAAAGAGATGTAATCCATGTTCTACCTGTGATTCAG GAGCTGGTCTGAAGGAAAAGCAACAATGTGTAATAACTGCAGACACAGTTTGTGAACCAATGGAGGGATTCTACTGTACAGACCTTAAATCAGGAGGTTGTTCTGTAGCACAGAAACACAGGAGCTGTGAACCAGGACATTACATCAGCAGGAATG GAACAGCCTCCACAGACACAGAATGCTCTGAATGCAGCAGTGGATCATTTTCTGATGGAACAATGTTGTCATGTCAGCCTCACACACA ATGTGAAAACGAAAACCTTCAGCTGATAAAAGCAGGAACAGCTTCAACTGATGCTGAATGTGGAGGAAAAAGTTCCAACATCACAGGAATTGtgatcagtgttttgtttttggtgatttttttagGTACAGCCATTGGTGGTGTTTTTCTCTGGAAACACCACAGAATCACAAAACCAA atatttttacaaaacgACAAAAACCCCAAAGG GACCAAGCAGAAGCAGAACAACAGGGAGTTTGTTTAAATGCACAAG AAACCTCAAACTAA
- the LOC114142427 gene encoding tumor necrosis factor receptor superfamily member 5-like isoform X3 translates to MISRRKTWAEMFVLLMILMRDFRVDSITCHQTEYKMGEECCPMCPIGKRVKADCTEFENTFCSPCTDGTFMDQPNGLKRCNPCSTCDSGAGLKEKQQCVITADTVCEPMEGFYCTDLKSGGCSVAQKHRSCEPGHYISRMGTASTDTECSECSSGSFSDGTMLSCQPHTQCENENLQLIKAGTASTDAECGEKSSNITGIVISVLFLVVFLLVAATIVVVVLWKTEKIKIPNIFTKRQKPQRDQAEAEQQGVCLNAQETSN, encoded by the exons ATGAtttcaagaagaaaaacttGGGCTGAGATGTTTGTGCTCCTG ATGATTCTGATGAGAGACTTCAGAGTTGATTCAATCACATGTCATCAAACTGAGTACAAGATGGGAGAAGAGTGCTGTCCTATGTGTCCTATTG GTAAAAGAGTCAAAGCAGACTGCACAGAGTTTGAAAATACGTTCTGTTCGCCCTGCACAGACGGGACTTTCATGGACCAGCCAAACGGACTAAAGAGATGCAATCCATGTTCTACCTGTGACTCAG GAGCTGGTCTGAAGGAAAAGCAACAATGTGTAATAACTGCAGACACAGTTTGTGAACCAATGGAGGGATTCTACTGTACAGACCTTAAATCAGGAGGTTGTTCTGTAGCACAGAAACACAGGAGCTGTGAACCAGGACATTACATCAGCAGGATGG GAACAGCCTCCACAGACACAGAATGCTCTGAATGCAGCAGTGGATCATTTTCTGATGGAACAATGTTGTCATGTCAGCCTCACACACA aTGTGAAAACGAAAACCTTCAGCTGATAAAAGCAGGAACAGCTTCAACTGATGCTGaatgtggagaaaaaagttCCAACATCACAGGAATTGtgatcagtgttttgtttttggtggttTTTTTATTAGTTGCAGCAAcaattgttgttgttgttctctggaaaactgaaaaaattaaaataccaa atatttttacaaaacgACAAAAACCCCAAAGG GACCAAGCAGAAGCAGAACAACAGGGAGTTTGTTTAAATGCACAAG AAACCTCAAACTAA
- the LOC114142427 gene encoding tumor necrosis factor receptor superfamily member 5-like isoform X1, with amino-acid sequence MLTFSFKSQFGSSFISMRGFLFQTSFILILPLTMTSWATTFVLLMILMRDFRVDSITCHQTEYKMGEECCPMCPIGKRVKADCTEFENTFCSPCTDGTFMDQPNGLKRCNPCSTCDSGAGLKEKQQCVITADTVCEPMEGFYCTDLKSGGCSVAQKHRSCEPGHYISRMGTASTDTECSECSSGSFSDGTMLSCQPHTQCENENLQLIKAGTASTDAECGEKSSNITGIVISVLFLVVFLLVAATIVVVVLWKTEKIKIPNIFTKRQKPQRDQAEAEQQGVCLNAQETSN; translated from the exons ATGTTGACCTTCAGCTTTAAGAGTCAATTTGGTTCATCCTTCATCTCTATGAGAGGTTTTCTGTTCCAGACAAGTTTCATCCTCATCCTGCCTTTGACAATGACATCCTGGGCTACAACATTTGTGCTGCTG ATGATTCTGATGAGAGACTTCAGAGTTGATTCAATCACATGTCATCAAACTGAGTACAAGATGGGAGAAGAGTGCTGTCCTATGTGTCCTATTG GTAAAAGAGTCAAAGCAGACTGCACAGAGTTTGAAAATACGTTCTGTTCGCCCTGCACAGACGGGACTTTCATGGACCAGCCAAACGGACTAAAGAGATGCAATCCATGTTCTACCTGTGACTCAG GAGCTGGTCTGAAGGAAAAGCAACAATGTGTAATAACTGCAGACACAGTTTGTGAACCAATGGAGGGATTCTACTGTACAGACCTTAAATCAGGAGGTTGTTCTGTAGCACAGAAACACAGGAGCTGTGAACCAGGACATTACATCAGCAGGATGG GAACAGCCTCCACAGACACAGAATGCTCTGAATGCAGCAGTGGATCATTTTCTGATGGAACAATGTTGTCATGTCAGCCTCACACACA aTGTGAAAACGAAAACCTTCAGCTGATAAAAGCAGGAACAGCTTCAACTGATGCTGaatgtggagaaaaaagttCCAACATCACAGGAATTGtgatcagtgttttgtttttggtggttTTTTTATTAGTTGCAGCAAcaattgttgttgttgttctctggaaaactgaaaaaattaaaataccaa atatttttacaaaacgACAAAAACCCCAAAGG GACCAAGCAGAAGCAGAACAACAGGGAGTTTGTTTAAATGCACAAG AAACCTCAAACTAA